The following proteins come from a genomic window of Mycolicibacterium rufum:
- a CDS encoding AzlC family ABC transporter permease: protein MRRVLALVAPLGLAFIPLGMALGFLVVHAGLAWWWAPAFAGVIYAGSLEFLMVGLAAGAAPVATVALTSLVVNSRHIFYALSFPLHRVTGVPAKLYSTYTLSDEAYAVAVSPEAQGWTTRPILVMQMTFHLLWVTGAGLGGLVGEALPIDRLVGLDFALTALFVVLGIEAYRQRPDRLTAAIAAVCAVGAWLVAPGQMLVCAFAAFTAMLLLRRRHA from the coding sequence ATGCGGCGCGTGCTCGCCCTGGTCGCCCCTCTCGGGCTCGCGTTCATCCCTCTCGGTATGGCGCTGGGGTTCCTGGTCGTGCACGCCGGGCTGGCGTGGTGGTGGGCGCCGGCGTTCGCCGGCGTGATCTACGCCGGGTCGCTGGAGTTCCTGATGGTGGGACTGGCCGCCGGCGCCGCCCCGGTGGCGACCGTCGCGCTGACCTCGCTGGTGGTCAATTCGCGCCACATCTTCTACGCGCTGTCGTTTCCGTTGCACCGCGTGACCGGCGTGCCGGCGAAGCTCTACAGCACCTACACGCTGTCCGACGAGGCGTACGCGGTGGCCGTCAGCCCCGAAGCGCAGGGCTGGACCACCCGTCCGATCCTGGTCATGCAGATGACGTTTCATCTGCTATGGGTGACCGGTGCGGGATTGGGCGGGCTGGTGGGGGAGGCACTGCCGATCGACCGGCTCGTCGGCCTGGACTTCGCGCTGACCGCACTGTTCGTCGTGCTGGGCATCGAGGCGTACCGGCAGCGGCCGGATCGGCTCACCGCCGCGATCGCGGCGGTGTGCGCCGTCGGCGCATGGCTGGTGGCTCCCGGCCAGATGCTGGTGTGCGCGTTCGCCGCGTTCACCGCGATGCTGTTGTTGCGGCGACGGCATGCCTGA
- a CDS encoding branched-chain amino acid transporter permease, whose protein sequence is MPDTEYVALLVGVSAAVTWALRALPFAVLAPMRDSAVVRYLSVHMPVGVMVMLAIYSLTTVVGDTALQRVWLAVAVAVTAGLQIWRGRALLSILAGTTCYVTLMTAWGG, encoded by the coding sequence ATGCCTGACACCGAATACGTCGCGCTGCTGGTGGGCGTCAGCGCCGCGGTCACGTGGGCGCTGCGTGCGCTGCCCTTCGCCGTGCTGGCGCCGATGCGCGACAGTGCCGTGGTGCGCTACCTCAGCGTGCACATGCCCGTGGGGGTCATGGTGATGCTGGCGATCTACTCCCTCACGACAGTGGTGGGGGACACGGCGTTGCAACGGGTGTGGCTGGCCGTCGCGGTCGCGGTGACGGCGGGCCTGCAGATCTGGCGCGGGCGGGCGCTGCTGAGCATCCTCGCGGGGACGACGTGCTACGTGACGCTGATGACGGCCTGGGGCGGCTGA